TTCAAAAGTTTGTATCAAAAATTCAAGACTCAAATTGAAGGTGGAGATAACAAACCAGACTTGGATAGGTATTTGGGTGAGGCTTGTGAAAAGGATGTGGAGGgctttgatattttggagtggtggAAGTTAAATAGTCCAAGGTTTCTCGTCGTTTCACATATGGCTCGTGACATCTTAGCACTTAGCAGTACCCATCTCCACAGTTGCTTCAGAGTCTGCTTTTAGCACCGGAGGACATGTTCTCGATGCCTTTGAGAGTTCTTTGACTCCTAAAATTGTGCAAGCTCTTATATGTAGCAAGATTAAACCCAGGGTTCATCTACTCCAATTAAGGTTGAAGAAGACTTAGATGACCTTGAAAATCTGGAAAAAGGTAccactatatttatatatatatagtaaaaaattttcatttgttcatTGAATGATTAGTTATTATAACTTACAAGTGCTTCTGTACAATTTTTTAGAGTTGTCAAAGGTTGCATTGGAGTCCACAACTGATGAATACGCATTGACAAAGAAAGACAACGGGTTAGTTTCACATTAAGATTATGCTTAAGAGCTTTGTCATAGAGATTACATGCTATCAATTATCATTATTGacaatatataatttattattttggcATATTGTAGAAAACTTGGAATTTTAATGGCttgtcattttcaaatatttacagCACAGGAGCTGAGGAGTGGGAGTGGTAGCTGATGTATGAAGCCATTTCAATTTTTCTTGCAATTTTTGTATTAATTTTGTACAAACAATTTAGATTTcatgttgttttttgttttaattttgcaCAAACAATTTAAATTTCATGTTTAATCTATAATATAATAGTAGGGATTTTGGACTCTCGAGAGTTGAGCATAGTATGGACTCTAGACCCTTGAGACTCAAGGGAATTTTATGGATTTATGCTGACAATGCTTGAACTAGGAATATggatttattatataatttatatttatatgctcaaagTCAATTAGGTGTGGCAAACTAGCAACTCAACCAATTTTGTTCAAAGTAAATTTGAGTATTTGACGACTTTTTTGCTAAGGAGAATTTGAATTTAAGTAAATTTTGGTTAATTTTGTTAAATGTTAAAGACTTACATGAGTAACATCTTAGTATCTTACAGTGTTTACCATGTATTAATAATTGATTGAtataattaaagtaaaaaaaaattttataaaaatataacatgGATGCAATAgtaatgatttttgaaaatcaataagTTGAATTTTGGAAGCATACAAAGCATGTTTTCTTTTTCCCATAATTAATTGTAATTTAGTTCAGTTAAATTCATTTaccgaattaactgaaaattCGATTCGGTCAAGTAAGGGTTGGGTAATAAGGTTAAttcagtcggttcggttatgcCATATTGTTAAccgattttatttttttttgttaaatcaGTTAATTGACCGAACCGGCCGAATGCACACCCCGAGTTCTGTAATGGATTTACGGGGTCACTGTACACAATTAAACGCAGCTATAGCTGGGAATGAAAAAAACTCTAGCAGCAGCAACTACTACAGCCACTACAGGACTGTCATAAcacaatattattttttgttcatCCAATTTTGCTTcacattttctctctttttccttcTGTAAATCAATCGAATGAGCCGCATGAAGAGAACGGGAAGAAAATTATGAGGATGACAAGGATACAAAATTATTAATTTTCTGGACTTGCATTACTTAGCAGTTTGATATCAACAACTTTTTTGTTAaacatgtttattttattttggtgATATTAGTAATTTGGTATTTCTTTTCTATTTTGTCCATCTTTGTGCATTAATAATAGATGAACTTACCAAAAGATATCAGAATTGGGGCTCTGTGGTGTACTCtctttgcaaatgatattatctTGATTTATGAAACTAGCAGTGATCGAGAAAAGCTTTATACACTCCAGGtgttaagataagtagaaataagatagaattcAAGAAACGTAATTTTAATCATTTTAGGATGAATAGTGAAGAAAAAATCAAACTTGATGGTCAAGTAGACTTTGGGATCTATTGTGCAGGCTAAAGGGAAATGTAATACacagagttaaagcaagttgggcaAAAAGGGCAACTACTTTGGCGTGTTGTGTGATAGTAGAATGTCCTTAAAATTATGCTTGCTTTACATTTGTAACATTAACACTTGAATAGTTTTTTCCCCCCTTTAAACTCaatattaaaagaatatcatCCTTAAAGGCACGAAATGTTAGACATGATTTTTTCCATGTCAACAAAGAACTGCTCAAAGTAACCAAATCATTAAGAAAAGACTCCATCCATCAAATATACATACCTTAACCTCTTTATATAGTTTCTTTTCCCATACGTACAGCTTCTCCAATGTTGAGGAAAGGGTGCAATGCTTCATGTTGTTGGACCTTCCAGGATCCCTGTAGTAGGTTTTGGCCATTTTCATCGTGCTAGAAGCTAATCCTACTGACCGCCTAGATGGGGGTTGTGAAGATGACACAAAAGATGAAATAAAATACAGAATCCTGGAAAAGATCACTGCATAAACATGCATGAGTTTCAATAAAGAAGCAAAAATAGAAATTTTGTCTCAGGACAACAAATATTGCGAAATAAAGAATTTCTAATTTACAGCATGAAACCAAAGACTTAACTTCATACATTGGAATCATCAGCACTCAAGTAAAACAATCATTTTTTTCCCATGTAAGAAAACAATCATATTTGACTGTTGCAATCAATTTTCAGAAAAATCTAATCAAGACAAAAAGAAACAATATCATATGGACTTTTGCTTGCAAATTAGATAATGTGCTCCTGCCGGAGGCTGCTTACATTGTGATTTATAGAGAACCAACAAAAGCAATAATTTAACAGTATGCATACTGGGGGAAATTGCAAACTTCCACAAGATTAAAGTAAACAACGTAGAAAATGTccagaaaaaaattattaaagggGCAACAATAACATCAATTTTACAGGGTAAAGTCAAAAATGAAGCATCTTAAGTGTAATCTCGAGGGCTAATTCCTCTTCTTGTTTAATTGTGCTTTCCTGCCATGAAATGAATTAAAACGCAACAACTACGTAGAACTCATAATGACAGCAAATTAACAGCAGATGTGTTATCTTGCAGAGATGGGTTATACCAAACAACCATATCTATCACATGATTATCAAGGCACAATTATGCAAATACACTACTACATCAATCGAAAAGCCACATAAATGTGAACCCTTAGACAAtagaataaattttgaaaatgcaAAATATATAAAGCAGCTATATTCAGGACAGCGATGCCAAGGATATAGTGAACAAATTATGgaccaaaaataaaaagaaatgcagaaaaaaaattagaaatggcTTTTTCTTCTAAACTTGCCTCGAGAAAATACCATCGAGGCATCCATTGTCCTCACATGTATGAAAACCCATTGACTAGAAGTCATTTGATTCACAATATAATGAATCCTCAAAAAACAGTCTCAAAAAACAAAGACAGCTGTTTGAAACTGCtggtaataatatataaaaaCGTACCCATCACCTtaagaaggaaaaggaaaataataaaagaaagagaattCCACATTTTCTTTCTGTTACAATACATGAGGACAGCCATTGTACAGCCCATTCAAAATGAACATGAGAATGTTTAAAGAGAAActaagctctttttttttttcctttatttttcagAACAAAAAAGGCTACTGAGAGTGAATAGAAATTAAACTGATAGCTACAATTAAAGTAGATCTTAAAAAGCAAAATTGTGAAGCAATCAAGACAAGCACTGATCAACTTACAACAACTAACAAGAATAGCTGAAAGCTAACCTTTGAGTGCAGTTTCTCTGGGATGGTAAGGCAGCTTGCCTACCTCTAGCATCAGAGCAACATCTTTTCCATAACTCGAAGCACTCTCAAATTCATCCCTGATTTCTCTCACAACCTCCTGAAGGTCCCGTGTGCCATATGTTGATAATTTGGTCGAAGTACTTGGCTCCGTAGATTCAATCTCCTGAGCCAATGGCTCGTCTTCCCCAAAATTCACTTCGTTCTTCCCAGGACTCTCCTCTCCAGGCCTCTTTGACACAATAGTATCAGGACTGCTCTCTATCTCCTTGCCTGTTCCCCCTGAGAACTCAGCATCCTGTTTCTCTGCTTGATCTTTATTATGTACAGGCGCTGCCATCGAAGTGCCCTCACTTGAACTTTTATTTACATTTTCACTGCTCAATTTCTTCTCCTTGGGTATTTCTTTGAAGACTCCTTGATCTGTTTCCTCTTCTAACTCAGGAATTCCCTCCCTCTCCCTCACTTCCTTCGAATCAGGACTACTGGAAATGGACCCATATCCATATCTAGGCTGTGAATAATAACCAGTATAACCACTATCATATGAGTAAAATGGATTTAAAAAGTCCCACGCAGAGACATTAGGTGAAGGAGGAGCCGGTGGCTCCACCGGATGACTCGGTTGTCCAGTATTATAAGCATCATGGGACGGCTCACCCGTCGAAAACCCAAAGAATCCCCCATTGCCATATTGGGGATAGTTCGACTGTGGATAATTCGAATGCTGATCACTCCATTGAGCAGATACAGGCTGCGGCTCCTCATAAATCACTGAAGGCATTGCAGTCGAAgattttttcatgaaatatgcatATGAATTCACCCCAGGTTGGCTCCAATCTCTGGGAGGCTCATAGTATGAATGAGGCTCCTCCATTTCTGTGATTTTCTCCATGCGAATATGCCCGGAGGAAGATGAACACAaatcagaatcagaatcagaCGACAAATGCAAATGAGAGcattcgtcttcttcttcttcttctttctcgtCTAGAGAGTGAAGGTGTGAGGGCGAAGCTGAGTGCGAAATCGATAGAGACGAAGAAGAGCTTCTACTAACCGCGTTAATGTCGTTCCCTTTATTCTTATTCTTCGTCTTGCCTTTGTCTGAGGGTAACTTTAGAACCGGCGAATCCAGAGGCGAAGAAACCCCAATTACAAACTCTTCGTCCACAAATCGACGAAAGGCATCACCAACATCTTTCAGAGATCGAAAATAGGATACGTGTGCGGCGGCAAGAGCGTACCGATGCTCGGAGGCCGCTTTAACCaactcctttctctctctacagAGCGTCACCAATGGCAAATCCTCTACCTTCGATGCTCCACAGCCCATATCAACCTCGTTAAGCAAAACCCAAATCCAAACACTAGATCATCACACCTCCACAGTCCCCACATCATTTCGTCCGTGTCTCTCCGTGCCAATGCAGACCACGTTCAAACATTGTGAAGCAGAGATTTCTCAAGCACCAGATCcaacgaaaaaaaaaaacccccaaaaTTACAAAACAGAAAAGGCGAAGTTATGGAAACAGGAAGAAACACAAAACTCGcaaacgaagaagaagaagaagaagaagaagactagaGAATTACTACAGTGCAGAGAAAACATGGAGTCCTCCTATATGACAAAACAATAACTAtgactaaaaaataaaaacagacaATTTTTTTGGGAAACCTGAGCGTTGAAAGTTGGGAAGAGGGCTCGTTACCGTCCATGAGAGCGAGAGGAGAGACAGAAAATCAGGGGATCGATCGTTTGAATCAGGGAATGCGAAAGGGAGTAAGTTTTGAACGTTTGAAAAGGAAaagaatattaaaaataaaaacttagaGATGTGTGAAGGGAGGCCCGTAAATTTTTTAAGgtcgtcttcttcttctcttcttcttcgtCTCGAGTCTGTCAGAGTTGCAGAGGACGCTGTCATCATGACATTTGCGCTctcctctctgtctctctctctctctctctctctctctctctacgctGTTTTGGGATTGTCAGCCCTGTCAGAACTCAAAAGAGTCTTTCCACTATAAAAATTCCCCcg
The sequence above is a segment of the Malania oleifera isolate guangnan ecotype guangnan chromosome 8, ASM2987363v1, whole genome shotgun sequence genome. Coding sequences within it:
- the LOC131161959 gene encoding protein ROLLING AND ERECT LEAF 2, with amino-acid sequence MGCGASKVEDLPLVTLCRERKELVKAASEHRYALAAAHVSYFRSLKDVGDAFRRFVDEEFVIGVSSPLDSPVLKLPSDKGKTKNKNKGNDINAVSRSSSSSLSISHSASPSHLHSLDEKEEEEEDECSHLHLSSDSDSDLCSSSSGHIRMEKITEMEEPHSYYEPPRDWSQPGVNSYAYFMKKSSTAMPSVIYEEPQPVSAQWSDQHSNYPQSNYPQYGNGGFFGFSTGEPSHDAYNTGQPSHPVEPPAPPSPNVSAWDFLNPFYSYDSGYTGYYSQPRYGYGSISSSPDSKEVREREGIPELEEETDQGVFKEIPKEKKLSSENVNKSSSEGTSMAAPVHNKDQAEKQDAEFSGGTGKEIESSPDTIVSKRPGEESPGKNEVNFGEDEPLAQEIESTEPSTSTKLSTYGTRDLQEVVREIRDEFESASSYGKDVALMLEVGKLPYHPRETALKVIFSRILYFISSFVSSSQPPSRRSVGLASSTMKMAKTYYRDPGRSNNMKHCTLSSTLEKLYVWEKKLYKEVKDEERLRVVYERRCKRLRILDDRGAESNKIEATQASIQKLLTKINVCLGAIDAISSRIHKLRDEELQPQLNELIIGLTRMWRSMLKCHQKQFEAIMNSKIRTLKAHTGFPRDSSFAATVELESQLLKWCTRFSDWVNAQKSYAESLNGWLLGCLLQEPEETSDGLAPFSPGRAGAPPVFVICNDWKQAIERISDTGVADAMQEFARSLHQLWEKQDEENRQRLKAEYISKDFEKQLQALRMERGRMKRNRVALSDTTLGPVHTESGVSRLDDLKVDLDSMRKRLEEERIRHKEAVKLVHSAASSSIQAGLIPIFEALANFTSEILKAYEQVRIQRTGEGS